Proteins encoded together in one Prinia subflava isolate CZ2003 ecotype Zambia chromosome 23, Cam_Psub_1.2, whole genome shotgun sequence window:
- the BLACAT1 gene encoding bladder cancer associated transcript 1 isoform X2 encodes MRSAVLAGGGSRGRSFPRDNLGTPGATRGASPGAQRLLPRDQGHPETRHPVPSASFWFPGAAPKPPLPRVMPQFTFACFCGLHGFCKMKRKKEEAGGGQETAV; translated from the exons ATGAGGAGCGCTGTcctggcagggggagggagcagaggccGGAGCTTTCCCAGGGACAACCTGGGCACCCCCGGTGCCACCCGAGGAGCCTCCCCAGGTGCGCAGAGGCTTCTCCCGAGGGATCAGGGCCACCCCGAAACGcgtcaccctgtccccagcgCCTCTTTTTG GTTTCCCGGAGCCGCTCCCAAGCCTCCCCTGCCCCGGGTGATGCCCCAGTTCACCTTCGCCTGCTTCTGTGGCCTCCATGGCTTCTGCaagatgaagaggaagaaagaagaggcCGGCGGGGGGCAGGAGACGGCCGTGTGA
- the BLACAT1 gene encoding bladder cancer associated transcript 1 isoform X3 has protein sequence MPLCQPCPGWHRALPARTAPRCQRFPGAAPKPPLPRVMPQFTFACFCGLHGFCKMKRKKEEAGGGQETAV, from the exons ATGCcgctgtgccagccctgtcccggCTGGCACCGGGCCCTTCCCGCCAGGACCGCGCCGCGCTGCCAAAG GTTTCCCGGAGCCGCTCCCAAGCCTCCCCTGCCCCGGGTGATGCCCCAGTTCACCTTCGCCTGCTTCTGTGGCCTCCATGGCTTCTGCaagatgaagaggaagaaagaagaggcCGGCGGGGGGCAGGAGACGGCCGTGTGA
- the BLACAT1 gene encoding bladder cancer associated transcript 1 isoform X1 → MPLCQPCPGWHRALPARTAPRCQRSQPCSLLLQTTAKSLPASHPGGFESLDFPRILARKGVSLPDLISSRQLTAADEERCPGRGREQRPELSQGQPGHPRCHPRSLPRFPGAAPKPPLPRVMPQFTFACFCGLHGFCKMKRKKEEAGGGQETAV, encoded by the exons ATGCcgctgtgccagccctgtcccggCTGGCACCGGGCCCTTCCCGCCAGGACCGCGCCGCGCTGCCAAAG GTCACAGCCGTGCTCTTTGCTGCTGCAAACCACAGCAaaatccctccctgcctcccatCCTGGCGGCTTCGAGAGCCTGGATTTCCCAAGGATTCTGGCGAGGAAGGGAGTCTCCCTCCCTGACCTCATCAGCTCCCGGCAATTAACGGCGGCTGATGAGGAGCGCTGTcctggcagggggagggagcagaggccGGAGCTTTCCCAGGGACAACCTGGGCACCCCCGGTGCCACCCGAGGAGCCTCCCCAG GTTTCCCGGAGCCGCTCCCAAGCCTCCCCTGCCCCGGGTGATGCCCCAGTTCACCTTCGCCTGCTTCTGTGGCCTCCATGGCTTCTGCaagatgaagaggaagaaagaagaggcCGGCGGGGGGCAGGAGACGGCCGTGTGA
- the BLACAT1 gene encoding bladder cancer associated transcript 1 isoform X4, which produces MCRFPGAAPKPPLPRVMPQFTFACFCGLHGFCKMKRKKEEAGGGQETAV; this is translated from the exons ATGTGCAG GTTTCCCGGAGCCGCTCCCAAGCCTCCCCTGCCCCGGGTGATGCCCCAGTTCACCTTCGCCTGCTTCTGTGGCCTCCATGGCTTCTGCaagatgaagaggaagaaagaagaggcCGGCGGGGGGCAGGAGACGGCCGTGTGA
- the BLACAT1 gene encoding bladder cancer associated transcript 1 isoform X5, translating to MPQFTFACFCGLHGFCKMKRKKEEAGGGQETAV from the coding sequence ATGCCCCAGTTCACCTTCGCCTGCTTCTGTGGCCTCCATGGCTTCTGCaagatgaagaggaagaaagaagaggcCGGCGGGGGGCAGGAGACGGCCGTGTGA